One Desulfovibrio legallii genomic region harbors:
- a CDS encoding transposase, with product MKASRFSDSQILGILRQAENGIPVTELCREHGISSATFYKWRAKYGGMDVSLMARMKELEKENARLKK from the coding sequence ATGAAAGCGTCCAGATTTTCCGACAGCCAGATTTTGGGAATTTTGAGGCAGGCCGAGAATGGGATCCCCGTGACCGAGCTTTGCCGCGAACACGGCATAAGCAGCGCCACGTTTTATAAATGGCGGGCAAAATATGGCGGCATGGATGTTTCGCTCATGGCTCGGATGAAAGAGCTGGAGAAGGAAAATGCCCGCCTGAAAAAGAT